The Polycladomyces subterraneus genome has a window encoding:
- a CDS encoding aminotransferase class I/II-fold pyridoxal phosphate-dependent enzyme, whose amino-acid sequence MVKYLKHAEIIQNWARRAEEKIARRLSEIDRMVEENQWRVLNAFREEGIAEHHLHDSTGYGYDDLGRNALESIFANVFGAEAALVRPHIVSGTHAIAACLFGVLRPGDELLYITGEPYDTLHQVIGKERDGSGSLADYDIRYRFVPLLPSGEVDTEGVRRAINDQTRMIGIQRSRGYTDRPSFTVGQIAEMVQLVRSLSPDAVIFVDNCYGEFVETMEPTHVGADLIAGSLIKNPGGGLAKSGGYIAGKKVWVERAAARLVAPGIRAEGGATHGYLRDYFQGLFLAPHVVGEALKGAVFAAAVLDEAGFSTDPAWDSPRTDIIQQIRFGHPEALIAFCRGIQAASPIDAHLRPEPAPMPGYDDPVIMASGTFVQGASIELSADGPLRPPYVGFMQGGLTYAHVKIGILTALDRILDIRNGG is encoded by the coding sequence GTGGTCAAGTATTTGAAGCATGCAGAGATCATTCAAAACTGGGCGCGTCGCGCAGAGGAGAAAATTGCGCGGCGTCTCTCGGAAATCGATCGCATGGTGGAAGAAAACCAATGGCGCGTATTGAACGCTTTCCGTGAGGAAGGCATCGCCGAACATCATTTGCACGATTCCACCGGATACGGTTACGATGATTTGGGACGTAACGCACTGGAATCGATATTTGCCAACGTGTTTGGGGCGGAGGCGGCACTCGTCCGCCCGCATATCGTTTCGGGCACGCATGCGATTGCCGCATGCTTATTTGGTGTGCTCCGGCCGGGTGACGAATTGTTGTACATCACTGGCGAACCGTACGATACACTGCATCAGGTGATCGGCAAAGAACGGGACGGTTCCGGTTCGTTGGCCGACTACGACATCCGTTACCGCTTTGTACCATTGTTACCGAGCGGCGAAGTGGATACGGAGGGTGTGCGGCGGGCGATTAACGATCAGACACGCATGATCGGTATCCAACGATCTCGCGGATATACGGATCGCCCCTCATTTACAGTGGGGCAAATTGCCGAGATGGTTCAGTTGGTCCGGTCCCTATCACCTGATGCTGTGATTTTTGTGGACAACTGTTACGGCGAGTTTGTGGAAACGATGGAGCCGACGCATGTCGGGGCAGACTTGATCGCCGGATCGCTCATCAAAAACCCGGGTGGCGGTCTGGCCAAATCAGGCGGTTACATTGCCGGGAAAAAAGTGTGGGTGGAACGTGCCGCCGCCCGACTAGTGGCACCGGGTATTCGTGCGGAAGGCGGTGCCACACATGGGTATTTGCGCGATTATTTCCAGGGGTTGTTTTTGGCTCCACATGTGGTGGGTGAAGCATTGAAAGGAGCGGTATTCGCGGCGGCCGTACTGGACGAGGCGGGCTTTTCGACGGACCCCGCATGGGATTCACCGCGGACGGACATCATTCAGCAGATCCGGTTCGGCCATCCAGAGGCGTTAATTGCGTTTTGCCGGGGTATCCAAGCAGCGTCTCCGATTGACGCGCATTTGCGCCCCGAACCGGCACCGATGCCTGGTTACGATGATCCGGTGATTATGGCTTCGGGCACGTTTGTTCAGGGGGCGAGTATCGAGTTGTCCGCCGACGGGCCGCTCCGGCCGCCTTATGTAGGGTTCATGCAGGGTGGCCTGACCTATGCCCATGTAAAAATCGGGATTTTGACGGCGTTGGATCGCATTTTGGATATCAGGAATGGAGGATAA
- a CDS encoding DUF456 domain-containing protein encodes METVGHVLVWVLIVACFLVGFVGLFISVLPETLAVVAGFVLYHFLIDPHVLGWPFWTGVIVLTAFSMLIDYIAGGIAARKYGASKWATWAAIIGAVVFPILLGPLGLIGLIIGPFLAVVLVELLQRKPFAQALRAGFGTWVGMISGIFFKGLIMVAMIVWFLILVL; translated from the coding sequence ATGGAAACAGTGGGACACGTGTTGGTTTGGGTGTTGATCGTTGCTTGTTTTCTGGTCGGCTTCGTCGGACTGTTCATTTCGGTGTTGCCGGAGACCTTGGCGGTGGTGGCCGGGTTTGTCCTGTATCATTTTCTAATTGATCCCCATGTACTGGGTTGGCCGTTTTGGACTGGTGTCATCGTCCTCACCGCTTTCAGCATGTTGATCGATTATATCGCGGGAGGGATTGCCGCTCGTAAATACGGAGCGTCCAAATGGGCGACCTGGGCGGCAATCATCGGAGCTGTGGTGTTTCCTATTCTGCTCGGGCCACTGGGACTGATCGGGCTGATCATCGGCCCATTTTTGGCGGTGGTGCTGGTCGAACTGCTCCAACGCAAACCGTTTGCCCAAGCGTTGCGTGCCGGATTCGGCACATGGGTGGGGATGATCAGCGGCATCTTCTTTAAAGGTTTGATCATGGTAGCGATGATCGTCTGGTTCCTGATCTTGGTGTTGTGA
- a CDS encoding LacI family DNA-binding transcriptional regulator → MANIKQIADMAGVSVATVSRVLNNRPYVSKEKRNAVMKAVRELNYKQNIHAIHLKTGKTQTVGVILPFVNHPYFGAILEGIASEALKANHRLIVCQTNYDPDDEIGLLESLKMKQMDGVIICSKAADWERIEPYAVHGPIVACEDTGDRAISSVYIDHYGGFMTGMQYLIEKGNRRIGYCIGRGHSFNSRNRKRAFRDALEQIGEVPRREWMFEQCLTIEDGVRVVHDLSEMEERPSALLVSCDQVAAGIIMEARRRGWRIPGDLAVMGFDNHPIAQVLDLTTIEHPGRRMGEHAFRLLLSRIEKEPSEPERVELPYRLIERGTV, encoded by the coding sequence ATGGCCAACATCAAACAGATCGCTGATATGGCCGGCGTGTCTGTGGCGACGGTATCGCGCGTATTGAACAACCGGCCATATGTGAGTAAGGAAAAGCGAAATGCCGTGATGAAAGCTGTCCGGGAGTTGAACTATAAACAAAACATTCACGCCATCCATCTCAAAACGGGGAAGACTCAAACAGTCGGTGTCATTCTCCCGTTTGTCAACCATCCCTACTTCGGGGCGATTTTGGAAGGGATTGCAAGTGAAGCGTTGAAGGCGAATCACCGCTTGATCGTGTGTCAAACCAACTATGATCCCGATGACGAAATCGGGCTGCTGGAATCGCTCAAAATGAAGCAGATGGACGGTGTCATTATTTGTTCCAAAGCTGCGGATTGGGAGCGCATCGAACCGTACGCGGTTCACGGGCCGATCGTAGCTTGTGAAGATACGGGCGATAGAGCCATCTCATCAGTATACATCGATCATTACGGCGGTTTTATGACGGGAATGCAGTATCTGATCGAGAAAGGGAACCGTCGCATCGGTTATTGTATCGGGCGCGGACATAGCTTCAACAGCCGAAACCGAAAACGGGCCTTTCGCGATGCGTTGGAACAAATTGGGGAGGTTCCCCGCCGGGAGTGGATGTTTGAGCAGTGTTTGACCATCGAAGACGGGGTACGGGTTGTCCATGATTTGTCCGAAATGGAGGAACGCCCTTCGGCATTGTTGGTTTCATGCGATCAGGTGGCCGCGGGGATCATCATGGAGGCCCGCCGTCGGGGATGGAGGATACCGGGAGATTTGGCGGTGATGGGATTTGATAACCATCCGATCGCACAAGTATTGGATTTGACCACGATCGAACACCCCGGACGCCGGATGGGGGAACACGCTTTTCGCCTGTTACTGTCCAGAATCGAGAAAGAACCATCGGAACCCGAGCGCGTCGAACTTCCCTACCGGTTGATCGAGCGAGGAACGGTATGA
- the gltP gene encoding glutamate/aspartate:proton symporter GltP, with translation MAKRKLGLAWQILIGLILGITVGAVFYGNPAVEQYLKPIGDIFIRLIKMIVIPIVISSLVVGVAGVGDMKKLGKLGGKTLLYFEIITTVALIIGLFAANVFQPGAGVDMKSLHKEDIQKYVTTTKEVEDHGFVDTFVNIVPENLFTSLAEGHMLSIIFFSVLFGLGVAAIGDKGKPVLRFFQGTAEAMFYVTNQVMKFAPFGVFALIGVTVSKFGVDSLVPLSKLVLLVYASMIFFVLVVLGVTAKIAGTSIFRIIRILKDELILAYSTASSETVLPKLMEKMEKFGCPKAITSFVIPTGYSFNLDGSTLYQAIAAIFIAQMYGIHLSLSEQITLLLTLMVTSKGIAGVPGVSFVVLLATLGAMGLPVEGLAFIAGVDRLMDMARTAVNVCGNSLAAVVMSKWEKQYDEKQAEAYWEEVKQAA, from the coding sequence GTGGCAAAACGGAAACTGGGGCTCGCGTGGCAAATCTTGATCGGATTAATCTTGGGTATTACGGTAGGCGCTGTTTTTTATGGAAACCCTGCCGTCGAACAATATCTGAAGCCGATCGGTGACATCTTCATTCGGTTGATCAAAATGATCGTGATCCCGATCGTCATCTCCAGCCTGGTCGTTGGCGTCGCCGGTGTCGGAGACATGAAAAAATTAGGAAAATTAGGCGGAAAAACACTTTTGTATTTCGAAATCATCACCACAGTCGCGCTGATTATTGGGCTGTTTGCTGCAAATGTATTCCAACCCGGTGCAGGCGTGGATATGAAATCGCTGCATAAGGAAGACATCCAAAAATATGTAACCACCACCAAGGAAGTGGAAGATCACGGGTTTGTCGATACCTTCGTTAACATCGTGCCGGAAAACCTGTTTACCTCCCTGGCGGAAGGCCACATGCTGTCCATCATTTTCTTTTCCGTTTTGTTCGGATTGGGTGTGGCAGCCATCGGAGACAAAGGAAAACCGGTATTGAGGTTCTTCCAGGGAACTGCTGAAGCGATGTTCTACGTGACCAATCAGGTGATGAAATTTGCTCCGTTCGGCGTGTTTGCCTTGATCGGGGTTACCGTTTCCAAATTCGGCGTGGATTCGTTGGTACCGCTGAGCAAATTGGTGTTGCTCGTATACGCATCGATGATTTTCTTCGTTTTGGTCGTACTGGGCGTGACGGCCAAAATCGCCGGCACAAGCATTTTCCGGATCATCCGCATTCTGAAGGATGAGCTGATCTTGGCCTATTCCACCGCCAGCTCGGAAACGGTACTGCCGAAGCTGATGGAGAAAATGGAGAAATTTGGTTGTCCGAAGGCCATCACATCCTTCGTCATCCCGACCGGATATTCATTCAACTTGGACGGCTCCACGTTGTATCAGGCGATTGCCGCCATCTTCATCGCCCAGATGTACGGCATTCACCTGTCGTTGAGTGAACAAATCACCTTGCTCCTAACCTTGATGGTCACCTCCAAAGGGATCGCAGGCGTACCGGGCGTCTCCTTCGTCGTCCTCTTGGCTACGTTGGGTGCGATGGGATTGCCGGTAGAAGGGCTGGCCTTCATCGCTGGTGTCGACCGACTGATGGATATGGCCCGGACGGCAGTCAACGTCTGCGGCAATTCCCTGGCGGCCGTTGTGATGTCCAAATGGGAGAAACAGTACGATGAAAAACAAGCGGAAGCATATTGGGAGGAAGTAAAACAAGCGGCGTGA
- a CDS encoding MerR family transcriptional regulator: MRDEIRRNMPLFPMGIVTKLTELTPRQVRYYEQQGLIRPARTKGNQRLFSFNDVDRLLQIKSLMEKGVNVAGVKEVLLKQETGSTQLSKEKRHHDITDAELRKLLKRQLSELRPGQAHLIQGELSRFFH, translated from the coding sequence ATGCGAGATGAGATCCGTAGGAACATGCCTCTGTTTCCCATGGGCATCGTGACGAAATTGACGGAACTCACTCCGCGGCAGGTGCGCTACTACGAGCAACAAGGTTTGATCCGACCTGCTCGGACAAAAGGAAATCAACGCCTATTTTCCTTCAACGACGTTGATCGCCTGTTGCAGATCAAAAGCTTGATGGAAAAAGGTGTTAACGTGGCCGGCGTCAAGGAGGTATTGTTGAAACAGGAGACGGGATCGACACAGCTGTCCAAAGAGAAACGTCATCACGACATCACCGATGCCGAATTGCGTAAATTGCTGAAACGGCAACTGTCTGAGTTGCGTCCGGGTCAAGCGCATTTGATCCAAGGAGAACTTTCCCGGTTTTTCCACTGA
- the glnA gene encoding type I glutamate--ammonia ligase → MPRFTREDILKSVEENNVQYIRLQFTDLLGTIKNVEIPRSQLEKALDNKMMFDGSSIEGFVRIEESDMYLYPDLDTWVIYPWSSGSEGKVAGLICDVYLPDGNPFPGDPRGILKKVLKEAEEMGFTSFNVGPEPEFFLFKTNEKGEPTMDLNDNGGYFDLAPLDLGENCRRDIVVTLDKMGFEVEASHHEVAPGQHEIDFKYANAVRAADNIQIFKLVVKNIARRYGLHATFMPKPLFGVNGSGMHCHQSLFRGSENAFYDENDELGLSETARHFLAGILKHARAFAAITNPLVNSYKRLVPGYEAPCYVAWSPKNRSPLVRVPASRGLSTRIEVRNPDPSANPYLALAVMLKAGLDGIKNKLPLPPQTDRNIYVMDEEERRDAGIESLPATLKEALEELKKDPVICEALGEHALAHFIEAKEIEWDMFRTQVHPWEREQYLTLY, encoded by the coding sequence ATGCCTCGATTCACACGTGAAGACATTTTGAAATCTGTTGAAGAGAACAACGTCCAGTACATCCGGCTTCAGTTCACGGATCTGTTGGGCACGATTAAAAACGTGGAAATCCCGCGCAGTCAGCTGGAAAAAGCACTGGACAACAAAATGATGTTTGACGGTTCTTCGATTGAAGGATTTGTGCGGATTGAAGAATCTGACATGTATCTATATCCGGATCTGGACACGTGGGTGATCTATCCGTGGAGCTCGGGGTCTGAAGGGAAAGTAGCCGGACTCATTTGTGATGTTTATCTGCCGGATGGCAATCCGTTCCCGGGAGACCCGCGCGGCATCCTGAAAAAAGTGCTGAAAGAAGCCGAAGAAATGGGCTTCACTTCGTTCAACGTCGGCCCGGAACCGGAGTTCTTCCTCTTCAAAACTAACGAAAAAGGCGAACCGACGATGGACCTGAACGACAACGGCGGCTACTTTGACTTGGCACCCCTGGATCTGGGCGAAAACTGCCGTCGTGACATCGTCGTGACACTGGACAAAATGGGCTTCGAAGTGGAAGCTTCCCACCACGAAGTAGCACCCGGTCAGCATGAGATCGACTTCAAATACGCCAATGCGGTGCGTGCAGCCGACAATATCCAGATCTTCAAGCTGGTGGTGAAAAACATCGCCCGCCGTTACGGTCTGCACGCAACCTTCATGCCGAAACCGCTGTTCGGTGTGAACGGATCCGGAATGCACTGCCACCAATCCCTGTTCCGGGGCAGTGAGAACGCCTTTTACGATGAAAACGATGAGTTGGGTCTGAGCGAAACCGCGCGTCATTTCTTGGCCGGTATTTTGAAGCATGCCCGTGCCTTTGCGGCGATCACCAACCCGTTGGTCAACTCCTACAAACGGTTGGTACCGGGATATGAAGCGCCTTGCTACGTGGCTTGGTCTCCGAAAAACCGCAGTCCGTTGGTGCGCGTACCGGCTTCCCGCGGTCTGAGCACGCGGATCGAAGTGCGTAACCCGGACCCGTCTGCGAACCCGTATCTGGCATTGGCTGTCATGCTCAAAGCAGGTCTGGATGGCATTAAAAACAAACTGCCGCTGCCGCCGCAAACCGACCGCAACATCTACGTCATGGACGAAGAAGAGCGTCGGGATGCAGGTATCGAGTCCTTGCCGGCCACGCTGAAAGAAGCGTTGGAAGAGCTGAAAAAAGACCCGGTTATCTGCGAAGCGCTCGGCGAACATGCGCTGGCTCACTTCATCGAAGCCAAAGAGATCGAATGGGATATGTTCCGCACGCAAGTTCATCCTTGGGAGCGGGAACAATACCTGACCCTGTACTGA
- a CDS encoding ABC transporter ATP-binding protein has product MNETHFCARDLSLAYGKKRIIEALDIDIPIGQITALIGRNGSGKSTLLKSMARLIQPHGGAVYLNGKAIHAMPTREVSRRLAILPQHPQSPDGMTVEGLVWHGRFPHQSVWGGKRKEDRQIVQWAMEMTGVSEWADRPLSSLSGGQRQRAWIAMALAQKTPLLLLDEPTTYLDLAYQIDVLDLLKRLNETEGISVVMVLHDINQAARYAHQLIALRDGKVVAQGTPSSVITPQTLESVFGIQAKVITDPVTGHPMCIPLSSASKEVQQPVALGQ; this is encoded by the coding sequence ATGAACGAAACGCATTTTTGTGCCCGGGATCTGTCGTTGGCGTACGGAAAAAAGCGGATCATTGAAGCGCTTGACATCGACATCCCCATCGGTCAAATCACGGCGCTGATCGGTCGCAACGGTTCCGGTAAATCAACCCTGCTCAAGTCGATGGCCCGGCTCATCCAACCGCATGGAGGAGCTGTCTATCTCAATGGCAAAGCGATTCATGCGATGCCGACGCGGGAAGTATCCCGCCGCCTTGCCATCTTGCCGCAACATCCCCAATCGCCCGACGGGATGACGGTAGAGGGGCTGGTATGGCACGGACGATTTCCACACCAGTCAGTTTGGGGAGGTAAGCGCAAGGAAGACCGTCAAATCGTCCAATGGGCGATGGAGATGACGGGTGTGTCGGAGTGGGCTGACCGTCCCCTCTCCTCTCTATCCGGCGGTCAGCGGCAACGGGCGTGGATCGCTATGGCACTCGCGCAAAAAACACCACTGTTACTGTTGGACGAACCAACAACGTATCTTGATTTGGCTTATCAGATTGATGTGCTGGATCTACTGAAACGGTTGAATGAAACGGAAGGAATTTCCGTGGTGATGGTTTTACATGATATCAACCAAGCGGCCCGCTATGCGCATCAGCTCATCGCGCTTCGAGACGGTAAGGTGGTCGCACAGGGTACACCGTCATCTGTGATCACTCCGCAAACCCTTGAATCTGTCTTCGGTATTCAGGCCAAAGTGATTACCGACCCCGTAACTGGTCACCCGATGTGTATCCCCCTTTCTTCCGCATCCAAGGAGGTACAACAACCCGTGGCGCTGGGACAATAA
- a CDS encoding acyl-CoA thioesterase, which produces MNGFSVSASRTVKTLLVLPSDTNSYGTIFGGQVLALIDEVAAIAAMRHCKQLVVTASIDSVDFLSPARLGDILTVEAFVTWTGNTSMEVYAEVISENRAGEKNLTTTSFVTMVAIDKEGKPVAVPPVIPETDKEKRLHQSAVQRRQERVERKKRQADWR; this is translated from the coding sequence ATGAATGGATTTTCGGTGAGTGCATCGAGAACGGTGAAAACGCTATTGGTGCTGCCCAGTGATACCAATTCCTATGGCACCATTTTCGGGGGACAGGTATTGGCGTTGATCGATGAAGTGGCGGCTATTGCAGCGATGAGACATTGCAAACAACTGGTAGTGACTGCGTCGATCGACTCGGTGGATTTCTTAAGCCCGGCGCGTTTGGGAGACATTTTGACAGTGGAAGCGTTTGTAACCTGGACGGGAAACACTTCGATGGAAGTATATGCGGAAGTCATTTCCGAGAATCGGGCCGGGGAGAAGAATCTAACCACCACTTCTTTCGTCACCATGGTGGCGATCGACAAAGAAGGAAAACCCGTGGCGGTTCCACCCGTCATCCCAGAAACGGACAAGGAAAAGCGTCTTCACCAATCCGCAGTACAACGCAGGCAAGAGCGGGTAGAGCGGAAAAAGAGGCAGGCGGACTGGCGCTAG
- the asnS gene encoding asparagine--tRNA ligase: MVLTMIRDIAAHVGKEVKLGGWLYNKRSSGKIQFLQIRDGSGFIQGVLVKSQVSPEVWEKANQLTQESSLYVRGTVRQDDRAPSGYELDVTDIEIIQVADEYPIALKEHGVEFLMDHRHLWIRSPRQQAILRIRAEIIHAIQDYLNHNGFTLVDPPVLTPSSCEGTTTLFHTKYFDEDAYLTQSGQLYMEAAAMALGRVYSFGPTFRAEKSKTRRHLIEFWMIEPEMAFVDHEGNMKIQEELVSHVVQHVLNHCRRELETIGRDIAPLEKVKPPFPRITYDEAVELLKKEGFEFEWGEDFGAPHETKIAESFDRPVFITHYPTEIKAFYMKPDPNRPEVVLGADLIAPEGYGEIIGGSQRIDDPQLLEQRFQEHNLPREAYQWYMDLRKYGTVPHSGFGLGLERTVAWICGLDHVRETIPFPRMLNRLYP, from the coding sequence ATGGTGTTAACCATGATTCGGGATATCGCCGCCCATGTTGGTAAAGAAGTAAAGTTGGGCGGATGGCTTTATAATAAGCGGTCCAGCGGTAAGATTCAGTTTCTGCAGATTCGTGACGGTTCCGGCTTTATCCAAGGTGTTTTGGTGAAGAGCCAAGTCTCCCCGGAAGTGTGGGAGAAAGCGAACCAATTGACACAGGAGAGTTCCTTGTATGTGCGGGGTACGGTTCGCCAAGACGACCGGGCTCCCAGCGGATACGAGTTGGACGTGACCGACATCGAGATCATCCAAGTGGCGGACGAATATCCGATCGCATTGAAGGAGCACGGAGTCGAATTTTTGATGGACCATCGCCATCTGTGGATTCGTTCTCCGCGACAACAAGCGATTCTGCGGATTCGTGCGGAAATCATCCACGCGATTCAGGACTATCTGAACCACAATGGGTTTACGTTGGTGGACCCGCCGGTCTTGACACCGTCTTCCTGCGAAGGAACGACTACGCTGTTCCATACCAAATATTTCGATGAAGATGCTTATTTGACGCAGAGTGGGCAGTTGTATATGGAAGCGGCCGCGATGGCGCTGGGACGGGTGTATTCATTTGGCCCGACGTTCCGTGCGGAAAAATCCAAAACGCGGCGTCACCTGATCGAGTTTTGGATGATCGAACCGGAAATGGCGTTTGTCGATCACGAAGGGAACATGAAGATCCAGGAGGAACTGGTTTCTCACGTGGTTCAGCACGTGCTGAATCATTGTCGCCGGGAACTGGAAACCATCGGCCGCGATATCGCGCCATTGGAAAAGGTGAAACCACCGTTCCCGAGGATTACTTACGATGAAGCGGTGGAATTATTGAAGAAAGAAGGATTTGAGTTTGAGTGGGGCGAAGATTTCGGAGCACCCCATGAAACCAAAATCGCCGAGAGTTTTGATCGGCCGGTGTTTATCACCCACTATCCCACGGAGATCAAAGCGTTTTACATGAAACCCGATCCCAATCGGCCGGAAGTAGTGCTGGGAGCGGACTTGATCGCACCGGAAGGATACGGGGAAATCATCGGAGGTAGTCAGCGGATCGACGATCCCCAACTGCTGGAACAGCGATTCCAAGAACACAACTTGCCGCGTGAGGCGTACCAATGGTACATGGACCTTCGTAAATATGGTACCGTCCCGCATTCCGGATTCGGTCTGGGATTGGAACGGACGGTAGCCTGGATTTGCGGTTTGGATCATGTTCGTGAAACGATTCCGTTCCCGCGGATGTTGAACCGATTGTACCCGTAA
- a CDS encoding DnaD domain-containing protein, with protein MDRKRTPHAALVQMLQEGSISLPVVLFTQYKRLGLSEGEVMLLIHIMLYQEKEGKSFPTVSELEERMSVSADQVVRWLQSLVRGGFLSIDEEVTENGIRSERYSTTPLLQQLAAAYLEGEVPDMTEEGEEDSYGRLFQTFEQEFGRPLSPMECETLSHWIDQDGYSAELILAALREAVFSNKLNFRYIDRILLEWQRNCIRTPEEAVEYAKKFHQKGVLYQSTPHQKKDGFSFYNWVNQN; from the coding sequence ATGGATCGAAAGCGGACGCCGCACGCCGCGCTCGTCCAAATGTTGCAGGAAGGGTCCATTTCTTTGCCAGTTGTGCTGTTCACCCAGTACAAACGGTTGGGCCTTTCCGAAGGGGAAGTGATGTTGCTCATTCACATCATGTTATATCAGGAAAAGGAAGGAAAGTCCTTCCCGACGGTGAGCGAGTTGGAAGAGCGGATGAGTGTGTCGGCGGACCAAGTCGTTCGGTGGCTCCAATCCCTGGTACGAGGTGGCTTTTTATCCATTGACGAAGAAGTGACGGAGAACGGAATTCGCAGTGAACGGTATTCCACCACGCCATTGTTACAACAATTAGCCGCCGCTTATTTGGAAGGCGAAGTTCCCGATATGACGGAGGAGGGAGAAGAAGACTCTTACGGACGACTGTTTCAAACGTTTGAACAAGAGTTCGGACGTCCTTTATCGCCGATGGAGTGCGAGACATTGTCCCATTGGATTGACCAAGATGGTTATTCCGCCGAGCTGATCTTGGCCGCTTTGCGGGAGGCGGTTTTCAGCAACAAATTGAATTTTCGTTATATTGACCGGATTTTGCTAGAGTGGCAGCGCAACTGTATTCGAACGCCTGAGGAAGCCGTCGAGTATGCCAAGAAGTTTCACCAAAAAGGTGTGCTGTACCAATCAACGCCTCACCAGAAAAAGGATGGGTTTTCGTTTTACAACTGGGTGAATCAGAATTAA